Proteins encoded together in one Falco biarmicus isolate bFalBia1 chromosome 4, bFalBia1.pri, whole genome shotgun sequence window:
- the ATRIP gene encoding ATR-interacting protein isoform X1, which yields MAAQPPPGPRKRSGAGWAGAAPPGALENGFPPHKRPKSSGAAGPDEGPGDPFGDSDDFTADDLEEIDTLASQALSQEAAAPRAGLPRHAWGALGPGSALGSAAAGPRRGSVPAAVSTTEDSLMRDAFQFEVLQTQHEEIKQKLKEMQDEILSKNGEIKILRDSMQQMEYAMEEQKRSYVLLEQQNSQILSEKEKEFFKKILSLQSELQFKDAEMNELRVRLQNCERNKHVTQTVLMPSPKKNFAVQMNSEGCSPQPRKKSFPTKESFSAEMSTKPSCSSGNLVAPTTSIKEDSKITHPEVLSVKHEAMGKNGSYNSVPKRNAQGSILLNALMKQPIVPGSLLGLCHLLSSNSEPLPGAVLQPDYLDTKSTQLPNSRTTQEGIAPLVSLQEAQKLALTGLNLIAMDTGLYEGSGTESQREFLHLTRCKIRGAVHLLPLVEHHIGAYCQAVQLADKSVNGSCGNHSAVSSGTNTNTVSSKEDFRLSLEETTVVSLGVLYYLAFYSWDVVHMLLSTEVEKSSAAGDEQVSKMDKSMLCDDQCDNKEDTRMQGGLPVAPQDAPNNDRAQHSLFKKLLQVLAFSAARGSQTDSVLNQSLKVLVKLAENSTMDLLINFQHLLTSQILLHCLCPETPLPAVLLTVRLLSVLAQHHMLVAQLCSHSDTCLLLALYMYITSRPDKSASEMLWLQLEQETVRLLTRCMRCSNPVVLLPGTDCQCNLEVVKALIIMLHRQWMKIRRSENSLCAYKEQIIQFLRDAVLLLHSLSQKDKLFHEHCLEVLHQYDQAMPGIRTTLKKTQKLSACEELVLDELYPSEPEAEDQGMDSS from the exons ATggcggcgcagcccccgcccgggccgcggaagcggagcggggcgggctgggccggggccgcccctcCGGGGGCCCTGGAGAACGGATTCCCGCCCCACAAGCGCCCCAAGAGCTCGGGGGCGGCTGGGCCCGACGAGGGGCCGGGAGACCCCTTCGGGGACAGCGACGACTTCACGGCGGACGACCTGGAGGAGATTGACACCCTGGCCTCGCAGGCGCTGTCGCAGGaggccgccgcgccgcgggccGGGCTCCCGAGGCACGCGTGGGGCGCCCTGGGGCCGGGCAGCGCCCTGGGGTCCGCggccgccgggccgcgccggggcagcGTCCCCGCGGCAG tAAGCACTACAGAAGATAGTCTGATGAGAGATGCTTTCCAGTTTGAAGTACTGCAAACACAGcatgaagaaattaaacagaag ctgaaagaaatgcaggatGAAATACTTAgtaaaaatggagaaattaaaattttgcgTGACTCAATGCAGCAGATGGAGTATGCTATGGAGGAACAGAAAAGATCATACGTGCTATTGGAACAGCAAAACTCTCAGATCttaagtgaaaaagaaaaagagttcTTCAAAAAG ATACTGTCGTTACAGTCAGAGCTGCAGTTCAAAGATGCAGAAATGAATGAATTAAGAGTGCGACTTCAGaactgtgaaagaaataaacatgtTACTCAGACGGTTTTAATGCCAAG cccTAAAAAGAATTTTGCAGTACAAATGAACTCAGAAGGATGTTCTCCACAGcctagaaaaaaatcttttcctacAAAGGAATCCTTCAGTGCTGAAATGTCCACTAAACCATCGTGTTCTTCAGGAAATTTGGTTGCCCCGACTACTTCCATCAAAGAAG ACAGTAAGATAACCCATCCTGAAGTTTTATCCGTGAAGCATGAAGCAATGGGAAAAAACGGTTCCTACAACTCTGTACCTAAACGAAATGCACAAG GTTCTATCTTACTAAATGCACTGATGAAGCAGCCCATTGTTCCTGGGTCATTACTAGGACTCTGCCATCTTCTTAGCAGTAACTCTGAGCCTCTGCCTGGAGCTGTACTGCAGCCTGACTATTTGGATAC GAAGTCCACACAACTACCCAACAGCAGGACAACTCAAGAAGGAATTGCTCCTCTTGTATCCCTGCAAGAAGCTCAGAAACTTGCACTAACAGGATTGAACTTGATTGCCATGGACACAGGATTATATGAAGGAAGCGGAACGGAAAGCCAGAGAGAGTTCTTGCACCTGACGCGCTGCAAGATCCGAGGCGCGGTGCATCTCTTGCCCTTGGTAGAACACCATATTGGTGCGTACTGTCAAGCAGTACAATTGGCAGACAAGTCAGTAAATGGTTCCTGTGGAAACcattctgctgtttcttccGGAACCAACACAAATACGGTGTCAAGTAAGGAGGACTTCAGGTTGTCTCTTGAAGAAACCACAGTTGTGTCACTGGGTGTTCTTTATTATTTGGCATTCTATAGCTGGGATGTTGTGCACATGTTGCTGTCAACTGAGGTGGAAAAAagttctgctgctggagatgaaCAGGTTTCCAAGATGGACAAAAGCATGTTGTGTGATGATCAGTGTGATAATAAAGAAGATACCAGGATGCAAGGAGGGCTGCCTGTAGCTCCACAGGATGCTCCCAATAATGATCGAGCTCAACATTCCTTGtttaaaaagctgcttcaggttttagctttttctgctgcaagaGGCTCCCAAACTGATAGTGTATTGAACCAAAGCCTAAAAGTTTTGGTGAAATTAGCTGAAAATTCAACAATGGACTTGCTAATAAA ttttcaGCACTTACTGACTAGCCAGATACTGCTCCATTGTCTGTGTCCAGAGACCCCTTTGCCTGCTGTCCTTTTGACCGTGAGACTGTTGTCTGTTCTTGCTCAACACCACATGTTGGTTGCACAACTTTGTTCTCATTCAG ACACCTGCCTTCTTCTTGCACTGTACATGTATATTACATCCAGACCAGATAAATCAGCATCTGAAATGCTTTGGCTTCAGCTGGAACAAGAG ACAGTTAGACTCCTGACAAGGTGTATGCGGTGCTCCAATCCAGTGGTTTTATTACCTGGTACAGACTGCCAGTGTAATCTCGAG gtGGTTAAGGCACTAATTATAATGCTACATAGACAGTGGATGAAGATTAGAAGATCTGAAAACAGCTTGTGTGCATATAAGGAACAAATTATTCAGTTTTTACGGGATGCTGTTTTACTCTTACACAGCCTGTCTCAGAAAGATAAACTGTTTCATGAACACTGTTTGGAAGTTCTCCATCAGTATGACCAAGCCATGCCAGGCATAAGAACCACTCTCAAAAAGACTCAAAAATTGAGTGCCTGTGAAG aACTGGTTTTGGATGAATTGTATCCTTCTGAGCCAGAAGCAGAAGACCAAGGAATGGACTCCAGCTAG
- the ATRIP gene encoding ATR-interacting protein isoform X2, with protein sequence MQDEILSKNGEIKILRDSMQQMEYAMEEQKRSYVLLEQQNSQILSEKEKEFFKKILSLQSELQFKDAEMNELRVRLQNCERNKHVTQTVLMPSPKKNFAVQMNSEGCSPQPRKKSFPTKESFSAEMSTKPSCSSGNLVAPTTSIKEDSKITHPEVLSVKHEAMGKNGSYNSVPKRNAQGSILLNALMKQPIVPGSLLGLCHLLSSNSEPLPGAVLQPDYLDTKSTQLPNSRTTQEGIAPLVSLQEAQKLALTGLNLIAMDTGLYEGSGTESQREFLHLTRCKIRGAVHLLPLVEHHIGAYCQAVQLADKSVNGSCGNHSAVSSGTNTNTVSSKEDFRLSLEETTVVSLGVLYYLAFYSWDVVHMLLSTEVEKSSAAGDEQVSKMDKSMLCDDQCDNKEDTRMQGGLPVAPQDAPNNDRAQHSLFKKLLQVLAFSAARGSQTDSVLNQSLKVLVKLAENSTMDLLINFQHLLTSQILLHCLCPETPLPAVLLTVRLLSVLAQHHMLVAQLCSHSDTCLLLALYMYITSRPDKSASEMLWLQLEQETVRLLTRCMRCSNPVVLLPGTDCQCNLEVVKALIIMLHRQWMKIRRSENSLCAYKEQIIQFLRDAVLLLHSLSQKDKLFHEHCLEVLHQYDQAMPGIRTTLKKTQKLSACEELVLDELYPSEPEAEDQGMDSS encoded by the exons atgcaggatGAAATACTTAgtaaaaatggagaaattaaaattttgcgTGACTCAATGCAGCAGATGGAGTATGCTATGGAGGAACAGAAAAGATCATACGTGCTATTGGAACAGCAAAACTCTCAGATCttaagtgaaaaagaaaaagagttcTTCAAAAAG ATACTGTCGTTACAGTCAGAGCTGCAGTTCAAAGATGCAGAAATGAATGAATTAAGAGTGCGACTTCAGaactgtgaaagaaataaacatgtTACTCAGACGGTTTTAATGCCAAG cccTAAAAAGAATTTTGCAGTACAAATGAACTCAGAAGGATGTTCTCCACAGcctagaaaaaaatcttttcctacAAAGGAATCCTTCAGTGCTGAAATGTCCACTAAACCATCGTGTTCTTCAGGAAATTTGGTTGCCCCGACTACTTCCATCAAAGAAG ACAGTAAGATAACCCATCCTGAAGTTTTATCCGTGAAGCATGAAGCAATGGGAAAAAACGGTTCCTACAACTCTGTACCTAAACGAAATGCACAAG GTTCTATCTTACTAAATGCACTGATGAAGCAGCCCATTGTTCCTGGGTCATTACTAGGACTCTGCCATCTTCTTAGCAGTAACTCTGAGCCTCTGCCTGGAGCTGTACTGCAGCCTGACTATTTGGATAC GAAGTCCACACAACTACCCAACAGCAGGACAACTCAAGAAGGAATTGCTCCTCTTGTATCCCTGCAAGAAGCTCAGAAACTTGCACTAACAGGATTGAACTTGATTGCCATGGACACAGGATTATATGAAGGAAGCGGAACGGAAAGCCAGAGAGAGTTCTTGCACCTGACGCGCTGCAAGATCCGAGGCGCGGTGCATCTCTTGCCCTTGGTAGAACACCATATTGGTGCGTACTGTCAAGCAGTACAATTGGCAGACAAGTCAGTAAATGGTTCCTGTGGAAACcattctgctgtttcttccGGAACCAACACAAATACGGTGTCAAGTAAGGAGGACTTCAGGTTGTCTCTTGAAGAAACCACAGTTGTGTCACTGGGTGTTCTTTATTATTTGGCATTCTATAGCTGGGATGTTGTGCACATGTTGCTGTCAACTGAGGTGGAAAAAagttctgctgctggagatgaaCAGGTTTCCAAGATGGACAAAAGCATGTTGTGTGATGATCAGTGTGATAATAAAGAAGATACCAGGATGCAAGGAGGGCTGCCTGTAGCTCCACAGGATGCTCCCAATAATGATCGAGCTCAACATTCCTTGtttaaaaagctgcttcaggttttagctttttctgctgcaagaGGCTCCCAAACTGATAGTGTATTGAACCAAAGCCTAAAAGTTTTGGTGAAATTAGCTGAAAATTCAACAATGGACTTGCTAATAAA ttttcaGCACTTACTGACTAGCCAGATACTGCTCCATTGTCTGTGTCCAGAGACCCCTTTGCCTGCTGTCCTTTTGACCGTGAGACTGTTGTCTGTTCTTGCTCAACACCACATGTTGGTTGCACAACTTTGTTCTCATTCAG ACACCTGCCTTCTTCTTGCACTGTACATGTATATTACATCCAGACCAGATAAATCAGCATCTGAAATGCTTTGGCTTCAGCTGGAACAAGAG ACAGTTAGACTCCTGACAAGGTGTATGCGGTGCTCCAATCCAGTGGTTTTATTACCTGGTACAGACTGCCAGTGTAATCTCGAG gtGGTTAAGGCACTAATTATAATGCTACATAGACAGTGGATGAAGATTAGAAGATCTGAAAACAGCTTGTGTGCATATAAGGAACAAATTATTCAGTTTTTACGGGATGCTGTTTTACTCTTACACAGCCTGTCTCAGAAAGATAAACTGTTTCATGAACACTGTTTGGAAGTTCTCCATCAGTATGACCAAGCCATGCCAGGCATAAGAACCACTCTCAAAAAGACTCAAAAATTGAGTGCCTGTGAAG aACTGGTTTTGGATGAATTGTATCCTTCTGAGCCAGAAGCAGAAGACCAAGGAATGGACTCCAGCTAG
- the LOC130147895 gene encoding uncharacterized protein LOC130147895 isoform X1 has product MLAYTLFLTRQTKVWTLFSSTPGVWAKEKRLADEQDNNKANRLSKGSRCLPDRLSSWKQPAASRIPLAAGRSGAQLRTEGTRIQPLPLCRAGRAAPGCCLKGRESTTSTTGSPWCPPRAPGTGAYGSTIRWTP; this is encoded by the exons ATGCTTGCGtacactttatttttaacaagacAAACCAAGGTATGGACTCTATTTTCCTCTACTCCAGGTGTTTGGGCTAAAGAGAAACGACTTGCAGATGAACAGGATAACAACAAA GCAAACAGGCTTTCAAAAGGGAGCCGGTGCCTTCCGGACCGCCTCTCTTCCTGGAAGCAACCTGCGGCTTCTCGCATCCCTCTCGCTGCGGGCCGCAGTGGTGCTCAGCTGAGGACGGAGGGGACGCGGATCCAGCCCCTGCCCTTGTGCCGTGCCGGGCGCGCCGCCCCGGGGTGCTGCCTGAAGGGCCGTGAG AGCACTACAAGCACCACTGGTTCCCCCTGGTGCCCTCCAAGGGCTCCGGGTACCGGTGCATACGGATCAACCATAAGATGGACCCCTTGA
- the LOC130147895 gene encoding protein BTG1-like isoform X2: MRTEISTAAAFVTRLLRAAGGIGEEQLRCFRECLQEALREHYKHHWFPLVPSKGSGYRCIRINHKMDPLIGKAAGMIGLSHERLFQLLPSELTLWVDPFEVSYRIGEDGSICVLYEGAQPGGKASKPLEGRTSCTEQWRTGRASPSKNYSMMTVSS, from the exons ATGAGGACCGAGATCTCCACGGCGGCGGCGTTCGTCACCCGCCTCCTGCGGGCCGCCGGCGGTATCGGCGAGGAGCAGCTGCGGTGCTTCCGGGAGTGCCTGCAGGAGGCGCTGCGCG AGCACTACAAGCACCACTGGTTCCCCCTGGTGCCCTCCAAGGGCTCCGGGTACCGGTGCATACGGATCAACCATAAGATGGACCCCTTGATAGGAAAGGCGGCGGGGATGATCGGACTGAGCCACGAGAGACTCTTCCAGCTCTTGCCTAGCGAATTAACTCTTTGGGTCGACCCCTTCGAAGTGTCCTACCGCATAGGCGAAGACGGGTCCATCTGCGTCCTCTACGAAGGTGCCCAGCCCGGGGGGAAGGCGAGCAAACCGCTGGAGGGCAGGACCAGCTGCACGGAGCAGTGGCGAACTGGCAGGGCCAGCCCTTCCAAGAATTACAGCATGATGACAGTTTCTAGTTAA